A region from the Lentimonas sp. CC4 genome encodes:
- a CDS encoding helicase C-terminal domain-containing protein yields MHIDPLARTVRLSVRELATFRQVPASDGHGASPWRASVGQKWHKTAERQTLNTHTDARFEVPLKATWHHHDWTFEIQGRIDQILPESEQLIIREVKTIRGRLPANPEELASHYPDYFAQVAIYLGLARVLPDYANNQLSAELCFIDIETGKQQLVPLTEDDERTFTSQLDTLLPFLEDRRNCQLRLQGITLQPAFETLREGQAELFATLDHAALQSKTVLLEAPTGFGKTGIVLEHTLRQMQSGVYERAIYLTSKSTGQLETIRQLRAMIGDNLRYIQMRNRSEHRIDSAVHTCTGDNRCNEHLGQNWLAADISPIELFEDATLSLDRAKDIGENTGVCPYALTKGCLPFAEAWIGDTNYIFSPSSRAVFLEQHGFDPAKTLLIVDEAHNLPDRAADALSVELSAADLLFALEELRNAGAPHHLLSIGEELIRCLESQSQGEPLHPDRRYEALDLCEDFARQLKDAHFNYDATAPFAIDIVWRIPELAQRLAEPSHQWLHWCPTVGTLRASCLDASKWIAECIAPFGGSILMSATLSPIESFREHCGLKRKNSTLAQGHAPWRDDAYQVAIDSRVDTRYKEREKHYEITARTIDALIHQSPGVPVAVFFASYLYAENIKTYLEALNPVARVQVQPRGVDLAEQETFIDEGLLMADALFLILGSSYAEGVDKLGGRIDIAMVVGPALPEVNAIQNAKMGTYHSTERDLAFKDVYIIPAMRRIHQALGRIVRAPGHRAKVLLHGKRYSQTAYQQQLAPEYQDATTIRSDADLVDWLQS; encoded by the coding sequence ATGCATATTGATCCACTCGCCCGAACCGTTCGCCTAAGCGTGCGCGAACTCGCCACCTTTCGCCAGGTGCCTGCGAGCGATGGGCACGGCGCCAGCCCGTGGCGTGCATCAGTCGGGCAGAAATGGCACAAAACCGCAGAGCGCCAAACATTGAACACCCACACCGATGCACGGTTCGAGGTGCCACTTAAAGCGACTTGGCACCATCACGACTGGACTTTTGAGATACAAGGCCGCATCGATCAAATACTCCCCGAGTCCGAGCAATTAATCATTCGCGAAGTTAAAACGATCCGCGGAAGATTGCCGGCCAACCCCGAAGAACTTGCCAGTCACTACCCCGACTATTTCGCCCAAGTCGCCATCTACCTCGGCCTCGCTCGTGTGCTCCCCGACTATGCGAACAACCAACTATCCGCAGAGCTCTGTTTCATCGACATCGAAACCGGCAAGCAGCAACTTGTGCCACTCACCGAAGACGACGAGCGCACCTTCACAAGTCAGCTCGACACACTACTCCCCTTCCTCGAAGACCGCCGCAACTGTCAACTCCGCCTGCAAGGCATCACGCTCCAACCCGCCTTTGAAACCCTACGCGAAGGCCAAGCCGAGCTATTCGCCACACTCGACCACGCCGCCCTCCAAAGTAAAACCGTCCTGCTCGAAGCGCCCACAGGCTTTGGCAAAACAGGCATTGTGCTCGAACATACTCTCCGCCAAATGCAAAGCGGTGTCTATGAACGTGCCATCTATCTCACCAGTAAATCGACCGGTCAGTTAGAAACGATCCGCCAACTGCGCGCCATGATTGGCGACAATCTGCGCTACATACAAATGCGCAACCGCTCCGAGCATCGCATCGACAGCGCTGTTCACACCTGCACAGGCGACAATCGTTGTAATGAGCACCTCGGGCAGAATTGGTTAGCCGCCGACATTTCACCAATTGAGCTGTTCGAGGACGCCACACTCAGTCTCGACCGCGCCAAAGACATTGGCGAAAACACAGGCGTTTGCCCCTACGCACTGACCAAAGGCTGCCTACCATTCGCCGAAGCATGGATTGGCGACACCAACTATATCTTTTCTCCATCAAGCCGCGCGGTCTTTTTAGAGCAACACGGATTCGACCCCGCCAAAACACTCCTCATCGTCGATGAAGCTCACAACCTGCCAGACCGCGCAGCTGATGCTCTCAGTGTCGAACTCAGCGCGGCCGACCTGCTCTTTGCCCTCGAAGAACTGCGCAACGCCGGCGCACCACACCATCTACTCAGTATCGGCGAAGAACTCATACGCTGCCTCGAATCACAATCGCAAGGTGAGCCGCTCCACCCCGACAGACGCTACGAGGCACTCGACCTCTGTGAGGATTTTGCACGACAGCTCAAAGATGCACACTTTAATTACGATGCTACCGCCCCCTTTGCGATAGACATCGTCTGGCGCATTCCCGAACTCGCACAACGCCTAGCCGAACCATCACATCAATGGCTACACTGGTGCCCTACAGTCGGCACGCTGCGCGCCAGCTGCCTCGATGCCAGCAAGTGGATCGCAGAATGTATCGCTCCCTTCGGAGGCAGTATCCTGATGTCTGCCACGCTCTCGCCAATTGAAAGCTTCCGTGAGCACTGCGGCCTCAAACGCAAAAACTCCACACTCGCGCAAGGCCACGCACCTTGGCGCGACGATGCCTACCAAGTCGCCATCGATTCCCGTGTGGATACTCGCTATAAAGAACGCGAGAAACACTACGAAATCACAGCACGCACCATCGACGCGCTCATCCACCAAAGCCCTGGTGTGCCAGTCGCAGTCTTCTTTGCATCCTACCTCTACGCCGAAAATATAAAAACCTATCTCGAAGCACTTAATCCAGTGGCTCGTGTTCAAGTGCAACCACGCGGTGTCGACCTAGCCGAACAGGAAACATTCATCGACGAAGGCCTCCTCATGGCAGATGCGCTTTTCCTCATACTAGGATCCAGCTATGCCGAAGGTGTTGATAAACTCGGTGGCCGAATCGACATCGCCATGGTCGTCGGTCCAGCACTGCCAGAAGTCAACGCCATCCAAAACGCAAAAATGGGCACTTACCATAGCACCGAGCGTGACCTAGCCTTCAAAGACGTTTATATCATCCCAGCGATGCGCCGCATCCACCAAGCCCTCGGCCGTATTGTCCGCGCACCAGGACACCGTGCCAAAGTCCTGCTCCACGGCAAACGCTACAGCCAAACGGCCTATCAACAACAACTCGCACCCGAATACCAAGATGCCACAACGATCCGAAGCGATGCCGACCTAGTAGACTGGTTACAAAGCTAG
- a CDS encoding alginate export family protein: protein MKNTYTKSLITVLALAGSASFASAESAEAFLDEQFKSLEETIPGKFNVTSRTRYEVFNLNTKPDNHRNGFSESIRYGYTTETFGGFNAMVEGETVTRIGGDHDDIHPLDDAGDGTDFNQYWLGYQNEDYGKAKIGRQIYILDDSRFIGNVGWRQNMQTFDAATGSFTMVENLTVNGFYMDNVNRVNADNTKMDTAGANIKYKVADWLSLTGFYYHIKSSDIDAFSNDTTGIRATGKYKLDEVTLNYAFSYAHQEDNSQSPTDIDADYWAGDLSAAYEAFTFGAGFEVLGDGFRTPLATVHKFNGYADVFLPVTGIDGGLQDLYAYVGYKIPVWDKKSIPVKLVYHSFDSDTHPSHGNDYGDEIDFVASYKVNKYTTLMAKYGYYMADDEFAGAGGADKTMFTFDVNFSY from the coding sequence ATGAAAAATACATATACTAAATCATTAATCACAGTGCTCGCCCTAGCGGGGAGTGCTTCATTTGCATCGGCCGAATCGGCAGAGGCTTTTTTGGATGAGCAATTCAAGAGCCTGGAAGAAACGATCCCAGGCAAGTTCAATGTCACGTCGCGGACTCGCTATGAAGTGTTTAATCTGAATACGAAGCCAGATAATCATCGCAACGGTTTTTCGGAGAGCATTCGCTACGGTTATACGACTGAGACCTTTGGTGGCTTTAATGCGATGGTCGAAGGTGAAACTGTGACTCGCATCGGTGGGGATCACGACGATATTCACCCTTTGGATGATGCGGGTGACGGCACTGACTTTAACCAGTATTGGCTCGGTTATCAGAATGAAGATTATGGTAAGGCTAAGATCGGTCGCCAGATTTACATTCTCGATGATTCGCGCTTCATTGGTAACGTGGGATGGCGCCAAAATATGCAAACCTTCGATGCTGCGACTGGCTCATTTACAATGGTTGAGAACCTGACTGTGAATGGCTTTTACATGGATAATGTAAATCGCGTGAATGCCGATAACACCAAAATGGATACTGCTGGCGCAAATATCAAATACAAGGTTGCGGATTGGTTGAGCCTTACGGGATTCTACTATCATATTAAGAGTAGTGACATTGATGCGTTCTCCAATGATACCACAGGTATTCGTGCCACAGGTAAGTATAAGTTGGATGAAGTGACATTGAACTATGCATTTAGTTATGCACATCAGGAAGATAACTCGCAGTCTCCAACTGATATCGATGCCGACTACTGGGCGGGTGACCTCTCAGCTGCCTACGAAGCCTTCACCTTTGGTGCTGGTTTTGAAGTTCTAGGTGATGGCTTCCGCACACCACTCGCGACTGTGCATAAGTTCAATGGTTATGCTGACGTCTTCTTGCCTGTCACTGGTATCGACGGTGGGCTACAGGACCTCTACGCATATGTGGGATACAAGATTCCAGTTTGGGATAAAAAGAGTATTCCTGTGAAGCTTGTTTATCACTCTTTCGATTCGGATACTCATCCTTCACATGGCAATGACTACGGTGATGAAATTGACTTTGTCGCTAGCTATAAGGTCAACAAGTATACGACTTTGATGGCGAAGTATGGTTACTACATGGCGGACGATGAGTTCGCTGGTGCAGGTGGTGCTGATAAGACCATGTTTACATTCGACGTGAATTTTTCTTACTAA